The following coding sequences are from one Nicotiana tabacum cultivar K326 chromosome 1, ASM71507v2, whole genome shotgun sequence window:
- the LOC142162759 gene encoding uncharacterized protein LOC142162759, with the protein MAEDCELWDIICDGPYVPTKVLEELPFSMAKTSKEYTEADKKVVEKNFRAKKILVCGIGPEEYNRISTCDTAKEIWEVLQTAHEGTTQVKQSKIDILTIEYELLKMRDDESIQDMHTRFTSIINELHSFDKTIPRNKLVRKILNFLPNSWESKVNVIAESEDLQELTIEELIGNLKTYELKRKINNERREPKKEKNLVLKADYNDSGEKDSDMAYLTKIFQKMVRRNGEMLKRNSSNRPRNCDLCYKCGKPGHFLKDCPLLKQEFSKNHHEKIAKTNPVPVKDFKRKRSADNMMRQALAAWGGVHLVSLKMNLILVVVP; encoded by the coding sequence atggctgaggatTGTGAGTTATGGGATATCATATGCGATGGTCCTTATGTTCCAACCAAGGTATTAGAGGAACTTCCATTTTCAATGGCAAAAACCAGCAAAGAGTACACTGAGGCAGACAAGAAAGTTGTGGAGAAAAattttcgtgccaagaaaattctAGTATGTGGAATAGGACCTGAAGAGTACAATAGAATCTCCACCTGTGACACTGCCAAAGAGATATGGGAAGTTTTGCAAACAGCTCATGAGGGAACTACACAAGTAAAACAGTCTAAGATTGATATACTCACTATCGAGTATGAACTCTTAAAAATGAGGGATGATGAATCCATTCAAGATATGCACACGagattcacttccatcataaatgagttacactccTTTGATAAAACTATTCCCAGAAACAAGCTAGTAAGGAAAATCCTCAATTTTCTGCCTAactcttgggaaagcaaagtgaaTGTTATTGCTGAATCAGAGGACTTAcaggagctgaccatagaagagCTGATCGGAAACTTGAAGACCTATGAGTTGAAGAGAAAGATAAacaatgaaagaagagaaccaaagaaggaaaagaacctggtacttaAAGCCGATTACAATGATTCAGGTGAGAAAGACAGTGACATGGCTTACCTAACCAAAATatttcagaagatggtcagaagaaatggagaaatgcTAAAAAGGAACAGTTCTAACAGACCAAGAAACTGTGATCTTTGTTACAAGTGTGGAAAGCCTGGACACTTCTTGAAAGACTGTCCTCTCTTGAAGCAAGAATTCTCCAAGAACCATCATGAGAAAATAGCTAAGACGAACCCGGTCCCTGTAAAGGACTTCAAGAGAAAAAGATCTGCTGACAATATGATGAGACAGGCTCTTGCAGCATGGGGGGGGGTTCATCTAGTGAGTCTGAAGATGAATCTGATATTGGTGgtagttccatga